From a single Bacillus pumilus genomic region:
- a CDS encoding IS1182 family transposase gives MLSKREEERRNQLEVVALDELVPQDHLVRKIDQAIDFDFIYDLVKDHYSSDNGRPSVDPVVLIKMVLIQYLFGIRSMRQTIKEIETNVAYRWFIGYGFSEKIPHFSTFGKNYVRRFHDTDLFEQIFYRILREAMKKGFVDPSIAFIDSTHVKANANKKKLEKKVVRVETRSYQNQLHEEINIDREEHGKKPLPLQNKEETKEVKVSTTDPESGYYVKDEREKSFAYSFHTACDSKGFILGSLVTGGNVHDSRMLDSLVSEVSEKVGKPNVVAVDAGYKTPYLAKFLMDQEIRPVMPYTRPRTKAGYLKKSEYVYDAYFDCYICPNGQILSYRTTTREGYKQYASDSEICKSCSYLDKCTQSQNHTKQIHRHIWQDYLDEADHLRLTQMNKDIYAKRKETIERVFADAKEKHGMRWTKLRGLKKVSMQAMLTFAAMNLKKLANWTWKGPCPA, from the coding sequence ATGTTATCCAAACGTGAAGAAGAAAGACGAAACCAATTAGAAGTAGTGGCTTTAGATGAATTAGTGCCTCAAGATCATCTTGTACGGAAAATAGATCAAGCAATCGATTTTGACTTCATTTATGATCTTGTCAAAGATCATTATAGTTCCGACAATGGTAGACCAAGTGTTGATCCTGTTGTTCTCATTAAGATGGTCTTAATCCAATATCTATTTGGTATTCGCTCTATGCGTCAAACCATTAAAGAAATTGAAACTAACGTGGCTTATCGTTGGTTTATTGGATATGGGTTTTCGGAGAAAATCCCGCACTTTTCTACCTTCGGTAAAAACTACGTGAGACGCTTCCACGATACAGATTTATTTGAACAAATTTTTTATCGAATCTTAAGAGAAGCGATGAAAAAAGGGTTTGTTGACCCTTCAATTGCCTTCATTGATTCCACTCATGTCAAGGCGAATGCCAATAAGAAGAAACTTGAAAAGAAAGTCGTTCGAGTAGAGACGAGAAGTTATCAAAATCAGCTCCATGAGGAGATCAATATTGATCGTGAAGAACATGGAAAAAAGCCCTTACCCCTACAGAATAAAGAAGAAACAAAAGAAGTTAAAGTTAGCACGACTGACCCAGAAAGTGGCTACTATGTAAAGGATGAACGTGAAAAGTCATTTGCTTATTCATTTCATACAGCTTGTGATTCAAAAGGATTTATTTTAGGCTCGTTGGTCACAGGCGGAAATGTTCATGATAGTCGTATGTTGGATTCACTCGTATCAGAGGTATCAGAGAAAGTCGGAAAACCAAATGTAGTCGCAGTAGATGCGGGATATAAAACACCTTATCTCGCTAAGTTTTTAATGGATCAAGAGATAAGACCTGTCATGCCTTACACTCGTCCAAGAACAAAAGCTGGTTATTTGAAAAAGAGTGAATACGTATATGATGCATATTTTGATTGTTACATTTGCCCCAACGGGCAAATTCTCTCTTATCGTACAACGACTAGAGAAGGCTATAAGCAATATGCGTCTGATTCAGAGATATGTAAGTCCTGCTCATATTTAGATAAATGTACACAAAGTCAAAATCACACCAAACAAATTCATCGGCATATTTGGCAGGACTATCTAGATGAAGCAGACCATCTGAGACTGACACAAATGAATAAAGACATTTATGCAAAACGGAAAGAAACAATAGAACGCGTTTTTGCGGATGCAAAAGAAAAGCATGGTATGCGTTGGACGAAACTTCGTGGACTCAAAAAAGTTTCAATGCAGGCGATGCTTACTTTCGCTGCCATGAATCTCAAAAAGCTAGCAAACTGGACATGGAAAGGACCATGTCCAGCGTAA
- the qoxD gene encoding cytochrome aa3 quinol oxidase subunit IV has product MAGKTHSSAEHEHFPWKHVVGFILSIVLTVLAFWIAIGAEIGSSAKLWIIFGFAFIQAFLQLFMFMHMTESENGTVQVGNTLFGLFCAIIFVIGSVWIFAAHYSHGENSKDGYSPSAPKHSEHSEK; this is encoded by the coding sequence ATGGCTGGAAAAACACATTCCTCAGCAGAGCACGAACACTTCCCTTGGAAACACGTAGTTGGCTTCATCCTATCCATTGTGCTAACAGTCTTAGCATTTTGGATTGCCATTGGAGCTGAAATTGGCAGTTCCGCAAAACTATGGATTATCTTTGGTTTTGCATTTATTCAAGCGTTCTTGCAGCTATTCATGTTTATGCACATGACAGAAAGCGAGAACGGAACTGTTCAAGTCGGAAATACATTGTTTGGTCTGTTCTGTGCGATTATCTTCGTTATCGGATCTGTTTGGATCTTTGCGGCTCACTACAGCCACGGAGAGAACAGTAAAGATGGTTATTCACCATCTGCACCAAAGCACTCGGAGCATTCAGAGAAATAA
- the qoxC gene encoding cytochrome aa3 quinol oxidase subunit III — protein MGHNDSSYANAPLEYQSETGRLNILGFWIFLGAEIVLFSTLFATYFVLHGRTAGGVLPAELFDMKLVLIMTFLLLVSSFTCGIAVHEMRRGSTKGVVIWTILTLLLGAGFVGFEIFEFFHYVHEGASIHTSAYWSAFFVLLGTHGLHVSIGIFWITGVLFQIKKRGLTPQTAAKIFISSLYWHFLDVVWIFIFTAVYLIGLGGLL, from the coding sequence ATGGGACATAATGATAGCAGCTATGCAAATGCACCGCTTGAATATCAGTCTGAAACAGGACGTTTAAACATCCTTGGTTTCTGGATATTCCTTGGCGCGGAAATCGTGTTATTCTCAACACTTTTTGCGACCTACTTTGTTCTTCATGGCAGAACAGCTGGTGGCGTTTTACCAGCTGAGCTGTTTGATATGAAACTTGTATTGATCATGACATTCCTGCTATTGGTTAGTTCATTCACATGTGGGATTGCCGTTCATGAAATGCGCCGTGGAAGTACAAAAGGGGTTGTCATTTGGACGATTCTAACACTGCTTCTAGGCGCAGGCTTCGTTGGCTTTGAGATTTTTGAGTTCTTCCATTATGTGCATGAGGGTGCGAGCATTCATACAAGTGCGTATTGGTCTGCATTCTTTGTACTCTTAGGAACTCACGGATTACACGTATCGATCGGTATCTTCTGGATTACCGGGGTCTTGTTCCAAATTAAAAAACGTGGATTAACTCCACAAACAGCAGCGAAGATTTTTATCTCAAGTCTATACTGGCATTTCCTTGATGTTGTATGGATTTTCATCTTCACAGCTGTTTACTTGATCGGATTAGGGGGGCTTTTGTGA